The Scomber scombrus chromosome 5, fScoSco1.1, whole genome shotgun sequence genome window below encodes:
- the prdm10 gene encoding PR domain zinc finger protein 10 isoform X1 produces the protein METKQEPSAVWSQGANTDSGNPTQVHFEGGTVAQIVYSGDQPDRGQQQVVYTADGNSYTSVESAEHTLVYIHPADGTQTVFADQPQVAYIQQDGTTQQVTVLLPSGQNMNAANLHVLSNVAEAPQAILEPVSQEQLSVSNSLTSMADITDAPTSPLGATDSTDDSDEEEEEDSEMDDWEPRPPQSFNPHSLWCEECNNSNPSVCLKHGALHPIPNRPVMSKARASLPLVLYIDRFLGGVFSKRRIPKRTQFGPVEGPLVPQSEMQDHYIHLKLCMLDAEKDGEKSDDTWLDLSDEDSCNWMMFVRPAQNHLEQNLVAYQYGSEIFYTTIKNIQPKQELKVWYAASYAEFVNQKIHDVTEEERKVLREQEKNWPCYECNRRFVSSEQLQQHLNMHDDKLNSVPRSRGRGRGRGRKRFGTGRRPGRPPKFIRLDPPVEAGGDKTTEMLELTEKQPLEERVEAAQNGIKVVEPEPDAGTEAEGPIVPAAGEPVPESVTPPSSMDLPVPLKEDPAQSSQSDAHLTSQDMRRAKRIRNAALQHLFIRKSFRPFKCTHCGKAFRDKEKLDLHLRVHGREAYAFSCHLCSKSFMSDSALEDHLLLHTENRSYACLLCPETFDRLDLLKDHVGVHAVEGCFTCPSCKKTFTDFIQVKKHIRCFHSEKIFKCPDCEKAFCRPDKLRLHMLRHSDRKDFLCSTCGKQFKRKDKLREHMQRMHNPDREAKKADRVHRSKTLKLKVPTTDFESFVFKCRVCMMGFRRRGMLVNHLSKRHPEMRIDDVPELTLPIIKPNRDYFCQYCDKVYKSASKRKAHILKNHPGAELPPSIRKLRPAAPGEPDPMLSTHTQLTGTIASAPVCCPHCAKQYSSKTKMVQHIRKKHPEFAQLANTIQAPLTTAVISSAPAVISADGTTTEAVVTTDLLTQAMTELSQTLTTDYRTAQGDYQRIQYIPVSQAGGSLSQPQHIQLQVVQVAPASSPHSQHPTVDVSQLHDPHGYSQHSIQVQHIQVTEPSGTGQGATPVTGQPLSPTSQQASQELSPTQLTPVTLAQSHTLQTSSTQQQQQQQQQQQQQQQGTVQHAYIPGNWNYRGYSSEIQMMALPHAQYVIAEASTPVSGVNSNQVKTTHYVISEGQTELDTKQTAPPNTTQGHAEHLEQQPSNQQGTTQYIITTTTNGSGTSEVHITKP, from the exons ATGGAGACCAAACAGGAGCCCTCCGCTGTTTGGAGTCAGGGTGCTAACACTGATTCAGGCAACCCCACACAG gtgcattttgaagGTGGCACAGTGGCCCAGATAGTGTACAGTGGAGATCAGCCCGACCGGGGACAGCAGCAGGTGGTGTATACGGCCGATGGGAACTCCTATACCTCAGTAGAGTCTGCAGAGCACACACTGGTCTACATACACCCTGCAGATGGCACTCAG actgtGTTTGCTGATCAGCCACAGGTGGCTTATATTCAGCAGGATGGTACAACTCAACAG GTCACAGTGTTACTGCCCAGTGGACAGAACATGAACGCTGCCAATCTGCATGTTCTCAGTAATGTAGCAGAGGCTCCACAAGCCATCCTGGAGCCAGTTTCTCAG gagCAGCTGTCAGTGTCCAATTCACTCACCTCCATGGCTGACATCACTGACGCCCCAACCAGTCCCCTCGGGGCCACAGACTCCACAGATGACTCTgacgaagaagaggaagaagactCAGAGATGGATGACTGGGAGCCTCGTCCGCCTCAGTCATTCAACCCTCACAGCCTCT GGTGCGAGGAGTGTAATAACTCCAacccctctgtgtgtctgaagCACGGGGCCCTTCATCCCATCCCCAACCGACCGGTGATGTCCAAGGCTCGGGCCAGTCTGCCTCTGGTCCTGTACATCGATCGCTTCCTGGGCGGGGTGTTCTCCAAGAGACGCATCCCGAAGCGCACTCAGTTTGGACCTGTGGAGGGACCCCTGGTTCCTCAGAGCGAAATGCAGGATCACTACATTCACTTAAAA CTGTGCATGCTGGAtgcagagaaagatggagagaagtCTGACGACACATGGTTGGACCTTTCTGATGAGGACAGCTGTAACTGGATGATGTTTGTGAGGCCTGCACAGAACCACCTGGAGCAGAACCTGGTGGCCTATCAGTACGGCTCAGAAATCTTCTACACGACCATCAAGAACATCCAACCAAAACAAGAGCTAAAG GTGTGGTATGCTGCATCATATGCAGAGTTTGTAAATCAGAAGATTCATGATGttacagaagaagagagaaaag TGCTGCGCGAGCAAGAGAAGAACTGGCCTTGTTATGAGTGTAACCGCCGCTTCGTGAGCTCCGAACAACTGCAGCAACATCTCAACATGCATGACGACAAGTTAAACTCTGTTCCGAG ATCCAGAGGCCGAGGTCGAGGAAGAGGCAGGAAGAGATTTGGAACAGGACGAAGACCAGGACGGCCACCTAAATTTATACGTTTGGATCCTCCAGTAGAAGCTGGTGGGGACAAAACAACA gagaTGCTGGAACTGACAGAGAAGCAGCCGCTGGAGGAGCGAGTAGAGGCAGCTCAGAATGGGATAAAGGTAGTGGAGCCAGAACCGGATGCTGGGACTGAGGCAGAGGGTCCGATTGTACCTGCTGCAGGGGAACCAGTCCCAGAGTCAGTCACACCTCCCTCCAGCATGGATCTGCCTGTTCCACTAAAGGAAGACCCCGCACagagcagccaatcagacgcCCACCTCACATCTCAGGACATGCGCCGTGCTAAAAGGATACGG AACGCAGCGCTACAGCACCTTTTCATCAGGAAGAGTTTCCGTCCTTTTAAATGCACCCACTGTGGCAAGGCCTTCCGGGACAAAGAGAAGCTGGATCTGCACCTGCGCGTCCACGGCAGGGAAGCCTACGCCTTCTCCTGCCACCTTTGCAGCAAGAGTTTCATGAGTGACTCGGCCCTGGAGGATCATTTGCTGTTGCACACAGAGAACCGCTCCTACGCGTGTCTCCTATGTCCAGAAACTTTTGATAGGCTGGACTTGCTCAAAGACCACGTAGGGGTGCATGCAGTGGAAGGTTGCTTCACCTGTCCCTCCTGTAAGAAGACTTTTACTGACTTCATCCAG GTGAAGAAGCATATCCGCTGCTTCCATTCAGAGAAGATCTTCAAGTGCCCAGACTGTGAAAAGGCTTTCTGCCGGCCTGACAAGCTGCGGTTGCACATGTTACGACACTCTGATCGCAAAGACTTCCTGTGCTCAACGTGTGGCAAACAATTCAAG AGGAAAGATAAACTGCGGGAGCACATGCAGCGCATGCACAATCCTGACAGAGAGGCCAAGAAGGCCGACCGGGTGCACCGTTCCAAAACCCTCAAACTGAAGGTGCCCACCACAGACTTCGAGAGCTTCGTGTTCAAATGCAGAGTATGCATGATGGGGTTCAGACGCAGAGGAATGCTG GTTAATCATTTGTCCAAGCGTCACCCGGAGATGCGTATTGATGATGTGCCTGAGCTAACGCTGCCAATTATCAAGCCCAACAGGGACTACTTCTGTCAGTATTGTGACAAG GTATATAAGAGTGCCAGTAAAAGGAAAGCTCACATACTGAAGAACCATCCTGGGGCAGAATTACCTCCCAGCATCCGTAAGTTACGTCCAGCTGCTCCCGGTGAGCCAGATCCCATGCTGAGCACACACACCCAGCTGACTGGTACCATCGCCTCCGCACCCGTCTGCTGCCCACACTGCGCCAAACAATACAGCAGCAAG ACTAAGATGGTGCAGCACATCAGGAAGAAGCATCCAGAGTTTGCTCAGCTCGCCAACACCATCCAGGCTCCTCTAACAACAGCTGTAATCAGCAGCGCTCCTGCAGTCATCAGTGCAGACGGCACCACAACTGAGGCTGTAGTG ACCACAGATCTGCTGACGCAAGCCATGACGGAGCTCTCGCAGACGCTGACAACAGACTACCGAACAGCGCAGGGAGACTACCAGAGGATCCAGTACATCCCAGTCTCCCAGGCAGGAGGCAGTCTGTCCCAACCGCAGCACATTCAGCTGCAGGTGGTGCAGGTGGCTCCG GCCTCCTCGCCACATTCCCAGCACCCGACAGTTGATGTGAGCCAACTTCACGATCCTCACGGTTACAGCCAGCACTCAATCCAGGTACAGCACATCCAGGTCACCGAACCCTCAGGCACTGGACAAGGTGCCACGCCG gttACTGGTCAGCCCCTGAGCCCCACGTCTCAACAGGCGAGTCAGGAGCTGAGCCCCACCCAGCTGACCCCCGTAACTTTGGCTCAGAGCCACACCCTCCAGACCAGCAgcactcagcagcagcagcaacaacagcagcagcagcagcagcagcagcagggcacTGTGCAGCACGCTTACATACCTGGGAACTGGAACTACCGAGGCTACT CATCTGAGATCCAGATGATGGCTCTGCCTCATGCGCAGTATGTGATAGCTGAGGCCAGCACACCTGTGTCTGGAGTCAACAGCAACCAAGTGAAAACG
- the prdm10 gene encoding PR domain zinc finger protein 10 isoform X2 gives METKQEPSAVWSQGANTDSGNPTQVHFEGGTVAQIVYSGDQPDRGQQQVVYTADGNSYTSVESAEHTLVYIHPADGTQTVFADQPQVAYIQQDGTTQQVTVLLPSGQNMNAANLHVLSNVAEAPQAILEPVSQEQLSVSNSLTSMADITDAPTSPLGATDSTDDSDEEEEEDSEMDDWEPRPPQSFNPHSLWCEECNNSNPSVCLKHGALHPIPNRPVMSKARASLPLVLYIDRFLGGVFSKRRIPKRTQFGPVEGPLVPQSEMQDHYIHLKLCMLDAEKDGEKSDDTWLDLSDEDSCNWMMFVRPAQNHLEQNLVAYQYGSEIFYTTIKNIQPKQELKVWYAASYAEFVNQKIHDVTEEERKVLREQEKNWPCYECNRRFVSSEQLQQHLNMHDDKLNSVPRSRGRGRGRGRKRFGTGRRPGRPPKFIRLDPPVEAGGDKTTEMLELTEKQPLEERVEAAQNGIKVVEPEPDAGTEAEGPIVPAAGEPVPESVTPPSSMDLPVPLKEDPAQSSQSDAHLTSQDMRRAKRIRNAALQHLFIRKSFRPFKCTHCGKAFRDKEKLDLHLRVHGREAYAFSCHLCSKSFMSDSALEDHLLLHTENRSYACLLCPETFDRLDLLKDHVGVHAVEGCFTCPSCKKTFTDFIQVKKHIRCFHSEKIFKCPDCEKAFCRPDKLRLHMLRHSDRKDFLCSTCGKQFKRKDKLREHMQRMHNPDREAKKADRVHRSKTLKLKVPTTDFESFVFKCRVCMMGFRRRGMLVNHLSKRHPEMRIDDVPELTLPIIKPNRDYFCQYCDKVYKSASKRKAHILKNHPGAELPPSIRKLRPAAPGEPDPMLSTHTQLTGTIASAPVCCPHCAKQYSSKTKMVQHIRKKHPEFAQLANTIQAPLTTAVISSAPAVISADGTTTEAVVTTDLLTQAMTELSQTLTTDYRTAQGDYQRIQYIPVSQAGGSLSQPQHIQLQVVQVAPASSPHSQHPTVDVSQLHDPHGYSQHSIQVTGQPLSPTSQQASQELSPTQLTPVTLAQSHTLQTSSTQQQQQQQQQQQQQQQGTVQHAYIPGNWNYRGYSSEIQMMALPHAQYVIAEASTPVSGVNSNQVKTTHYVISEGQTELDTKQTAPPNTTQGHAEHLEQQPSNQQGTTQYIITTTTNGSGTSEVHITKP, from the exons ATGGAGACCAAACAGGAGCCCTCCGCTGTTTGGAGTCAGGGTGCTAACACTGATTCAGGCAACCCCACACAG gtgcattttgaagGTGGCACAGTGGCCCAGATAGTGTACAGTGGAGATCAGCCCGACCGGGGACAGCAGCAGGTGGTGTATACGGCCGATGGGAACTCCTATACCTCAGTAGAGTCTGCAGAGCACACACTGGTCTACATACACCCTGCAGATGGCACTCAG actgtGTTTGCTGATCAGCCACAGGTGGCTTATATTCAGCAGGATGGTACAACTCAACAG GTCACAGTGTTACTGCCCAGTGGACAGAACATGAACGCTGCCAATCTGCATGTTCTCAGTAATGTAGCAGAGGCTCCACAAGCCATCCTGGAGCCAGTTTCTCAG gagCAGCTGTCAGTGTCCAATTCACTCACCTCCATGGCTGACATCACTGACGCCCCAACCAGTCCCCTCGGGGCCACAGACTCCACAGATGACTCTgacgaagaagaggaagaagactCAGAGATGGATGACTGGGAGCCTCGTCCGCCTCAGTCATTCAACCCTCACAGCCTCT GGTGCGAGGAGTGTAATAACTCCAacccctctgtgtgtctgaagCACGGGGCCCTTCATCCCATCCCCAACCGACCGGTGATGTCCAAGGCTCGGGCCAGTCTGCCTCTGGTCCTGTACATCGATCGCTTCCTGGGCGGGGTGTTCTCCAAGAGACGCATCCCGAAGCGCACTCAGTTTGGACCTGTGGAGGGACCCCTGGTTCCTCAGAGCGAAATGCAGGATCACTACATTCACTTAAAA CTGTGCATGCTGGAtgcagagaaagatggagagaagtCTGACGACACATGGTTGGACCTTTCTGATGAGGACAGCTGTAACTGGATGATGTTTGTGAGGCCTGCACAGAACCACCTGGAGCAGAACCTGGTGGCCTATCAGTACGGCTCAGAAATCTTCTACACGACCATCAAGAACATCCAACCAAAACAAGAGCTAAAG GTGTGGTATGCTGCATCATATGCAGAGTTTGTAAATCAGAAGATTCATGATGttacagaagaagagagaaaag TGCTGCGCGAGCAAGAGAAGAACTGGCCTTGTTATGAGTGTAACCGCCGCTTCGTGAGCTCCGAACAACTGCAGCAACATCTCAACATGCATGACGACAAGTTAAACTCTGTTCCGAG ATCCAGAGGCCGAGGTCGAGGAAGAGGCAGGAAGAGATTTGGAACAGGACGAAGACCAGGACGGCCACCTAAATTTATACGTTTGGATCCTCCAGTAGAAGCTGGTGGGGACAAAACAACA gagaTGCTGGAACTGACAGAGAAGCAGCCGCTGGAGGAGCGAGTAGAGGCAGCTCAGAATGGGATAAAGGTAGTGGAGCCAGAACCGGATGCTGGGACTGAGGCAGAGGGTCCGATTGTACCTGCTGCAGGGGAACCAGTCCCAGAGTCAGTCACACCTCCCTCCAGCATGGATCTGCCTGTTCCACTAAAGGAAGACCCCGCACagagcagccaatcagacgcCCACCTCACATCTCAGGACATGCGCCGTGCTAAAAGGATACGG AACGCAGCGCTACAGCACCTTTTCATCAGGAAGAGTTTCCGTCCTTTTAAATGCACCCACTGTGGCAAGGCCTTCCGGGACAAAGAGAAGCTGGATCTGCACCTGCGCGTCCACGGCAGGGAAGCCTACGCCTTCTCCTGCCACCTTTGCAGCAAGAGTTTCATGAGTGACTCGGCCCTGGAGGATCATTTGCTGTTGCACACAGAGAACCGCTCCTACGCGTGTCTCCTATGTCCAGAAACTTTTGATAGGCTGGACTTGCTCAAAGACCACGTAGGGGTGCATGCAGTGGAAGGTTGCTTCACCTGTCCCTCCTGTAAGAAGACTTTTACTGACTTCATCCAG GTGAAGAAGCATATCCGCTGCTTCCATTCAGAGAAGATCTTCAAGTGCCCAGACTGTGAAAAGGCTTTCTGCCGGCCTGACAAGCTGCGGTTGCACATGTTACGACACTCTGATCGCAAAGACTTCCTGTGCTCAACGTGTGGCAAACAATTCAAG AGGAAAGATAAACTGCGGGAGCACATGCAGCGCATGCACAATCCTGACAGAGAGGCCAAGAAGGCCGACCGGGTGCACCGTTCCAAAACCCTCAAACTGAAGGTGCCCACCACAGACTTCGAGAGCTTCGTGTTCAAATGCAGAGTATGCATGATGGGGTTCAGACGCAGAGGAATGCTG GTTAATCATTTGTCCAAGCGTCACCCGGAGATGCGTATTGATGATGTGCCTGAGCTAACGCTGCCAATTATCAAGCCCAACAGGGACTACTTCTGTCAGTATTGTGACAAG GTATATAAGAGTGCCAGTAAAAGGAAAGCTCACATACTGAAGAACCATCCTGGGGCAGAATTACCTCCCAGCATCCGTAAGTTACGTCCAGCTGCTCCCGGTGAGCCAGATCCCATGCTGAGCACACACACCCAGCTGACTGGTACCATCGCCTCCGCACCCGTCTGCTGCCCACACTGCGCCAAACAATACAGCAGCAAG ACTAAGATGGTGCAGCACATCAGGAAGAAGCATCCAGAGTTTGCTCAGCTCGCCAACACCATCCAGGCTCCTCTAACAACAGCTGTAATCAGCAGCGCTCCTGCAGTCATCAGTGCAGACGGCACCACAACTGAGGCTGTAGTG ACCACAGATCTGCTGACGCAAGCCATGACGGAGCTCTCGCAGACGCTGACAACAGACTACCGAACAGCGCAGGGAGACTACCAGAGGATCCAGTACATCCCAGTCTCCCAGGCAGGAGGCAGTCTGTCCCAACCGCAGCACATTCAGCTGCAGGTGGTGCAGGTGGCTCCG GCCTCCTCGCCACATTCCCAGCACCCGACAGTTGATGTGAGCCAACTTCACGATCCTCACGGTTACAGCCAGCACTCAATCCAG gttACTGGTCAGCCCCTGAGCCCCACGTCTCAACAGGCGAGTCAGGAGCTGAGCCCCACCCAGCTGACCCCCGTAACTTTGGCTCAGAGCCACACCCTCCAGACCAGCAgcactcagcagcagcagcaacaacagcagcagcagcagcagcagcagcagggcacTGTGCAGCACGCTTACATACCTGGGAACTGGAACTACCGAGGCTACT CATCTGAGATCCAGATGATGGCTCTGCCTCATGCGCAGTATGTGATAGCTGAGGCCAGCACACCTGTGTCTGGAGTCAACAGCAACCAAGTGAAAACG